The following proteins are encoded in a genomic region of Cyclonatronum proteinivorum:
- a CDS encoding patatin-like phospholipase family protein, whose product MPATSASGHIEIGASPESLDETEITADTRIGLALSGGGAKGFAHLGFIKVLEEIGMPIDYISGTSMGALVGGLYAMGYTSEQLQELATSLNWDDLFSDAIRRRHIPMEEKEWDSLYLVSLPIIGRSISLPSGVVAGHRIGLLLNQLTWRYPGPQNFLEFPIPFVCVATDLETGEPVVLSEGFPAEAIRASISIPTIFMPKTIDDRILVDGGVVRNLPVEEVLELGADIVLAVNVSDPLKSADELFNIIDIMDQTVSFQIVNSIRHSQTLADLNFEDSDITDDYGVLDFDEAEALIELGKALARSQIDELQELADQINEARGRPTSVPRMIEEPMRYYISDIRITGIESASEVNTMGRFMLQNGNILSKDDIQLGIENVYGSQFFSSITYRLIPDSDYENHDEAFVLELVAVERVQDMFRFGFYYDNYRRASLLLNTTFRNLFYASSVTRINFKLGEEPSLDLRFFNYLRSEYNNALALRANYSLHVIDEFNSEGVRTSTFNTNAVFLEGMFVPHMDNRAMVSVGLRQEFFNISTRVGEVVFPFASTSISQLIARFDYDSTNRVNFTQKGHLLNLEASQSVDILNTAVNFFQASASWQGYFELNDELVFLTGARLGTSTRSELPQHWRFRFGGYPDYPGFRIDEINSNNIRILQAGIRYEFLPGYYASFRSSMGSTERLDEFNFSRTPLRIGWGVGFGFDTRIAPIQAAIMGSQRNPIMIMYSVGIPF is encoded by the coding sequence TTGCCTGCAACATCAGCTTCCGGCCATATAGAAATAGGTGCGTCTCCTGAATCGCTTGATGAGACCGAAATAACGGCCGATACCCGTATCGGGCTCGCGCTTAGTGGCGGCGGAGCTAAGGGTTTTGCGCATCTCGGCTTTATCAAAGTTCTGGAAGAAATCGGAATGCCCATAGATTACATTTCAGGCACAAGCATGGGTGCGCTTGTAGGCGGCCTTTATGCGATGGGCTATACGTCTGAACAGCTGCAGGAGCTGGCCACAAGCCTCAACTGGGACGACCTTTTCAGCGACGCCATAAGAAGACGGCATATCCCGATGGAAGAAAAAGAATGGGACAGCCTCTACCTTGTTTCCCTGCCCATCATCGGTCGTTCGATCTCCCTGCCATCCGGTGTTGTTGCAGGGCATCGGATAGGGCTCCTTCTCAATCAGCTCACCTGGCGCTACCCCGGGCCACAGAACTTTCTTGAATTTCCTATTCCCTTTGTTTGTGTTGCTACCGACCTTGAAACCGGCGAGCCGGTTGTGCTCTCCGAAGGATTTCCAGCAGAAGCGATTCGTGCGAGTATTTCAATACCGACCATTTTTATGCCCAAAACCATTGACGACCGCATTTTAGTCGATGGCGGGGTTGTACGCAACCTTCCGGTTGAAGAAGTCCTGGAGCTTGGCGCTGATATTGTATTGGCTGTTAACGTAAGCGATCCGCTCAAATCTGCCGATGAACTCTTCAACATCATCGATATCATGGATCAGACGGTTTCTTTTCAGATTGTCAACAGTATCCGGCACTCCCAAACGCTGGCTGATCTGAACTTTGAAGACAGCGATATAACCGACGACTACGGCGTTCTTGATTTTGATGAAGCGGAAGCCCTGATTGAACTGGGCAAAGCACTCGCCCGCTCGCAAATTGACGAACTTCAGGAGCTTGCCGATCAGATTAACGAAGCCCGGGGAAGACCAACCTCCGTGCCACGCATGATAGAAGAACCCATGCGCTACTATATCTCAGATATCAGAATTACCGGTATTGAATCTGCCTCTGAAGTCAATACCATGGGAAGATTTATGCTCCAAAACGGCAATATACTGAGTAAAGACGACATTCAGCTGGGTATTGAAAATGTGTACGGTTCCCAGTTTTTCAGTAGCATTACTTACCGCCTCATTCCTGATTCTGATTATGAGAATCATGATGAAGCCTTCGTTTTGGAGCTTGTTGCCGTTGAACGTGTGCAGGATATGTTCCGCTTTGGCTTTTACTATGACAACTACCGGCGCGCTTCCTTACTATTAAATACGACCTTCCGAAACCTGTTTTACGCGAGCTCTGTTACGCGCATCAACTTCAAATTGGGCGAAGAACCCTCGCTTGATTTACGCTTTTTCAACTACCTGCGCAGTGAGTACAACAACGCCCTCGCGCTGCGCGCCAACTACAGTCTGCACGTGATTGATGAATTCAACAGCGAAGGCGTACGAACATCAACTTTTAACACCAATGCCGTTTTTCTGGAAGGCATGTTTGTGCCGCACATGGATAATCGGGCGATGGTTTCGGTCGGTCTGAGACAGGAATTTTTCAATATCAGCACAAGGGTCGGAGAAGTCGTTTTCCCGTTTGCTTCTACAAGCATCAGTCAGCTGATTGCCCGCTTCGATTACGATTCAACCAACCGGGTTAATTTCACCCAAAAAGGTCATTTGCTGAATCTTGAAGCTTCCCAATCGGTTGATATCCTGAATACTGCCGTAAACTTTTTTCAGGCCTCGGCCTCCTGGCAGGGATATTTTGAGCTGAACGACGAGCTTGTATTCCTGACCGGCGCCCGGCTCGGCACTTCTACCCGTTCAGAACTGCCGCAGCACTGGCGGTTCCGCTTCGGCGGATATCCGGACTATCCGGGCTTTCGGATAGATGAAATCAATTCAAACAACATCCGCATCCTGCAGGCCGGCATCCGGTATGAGTTTTTGCCCGGCTACTATGCGTCTTTCCGCTCAAGTATGGGCAGCACCGAGCGGCTTGATGAATTTAACTTCAGCCGTACCCCACTGCGCATTGGCTGGGGGGTTGGCTTTGGTTTCGATACCCGCATCGCGCCGATTCAGGCGGCAATTATGGGAAGTCAGCGGAATCCGATCATGATCATGTACTCCGTCGGCATTCCGTTTTAA
- a CDS encoding YajQ family cyclic di-GMP-binding protein yields the protein MPSFDAVNEIDLQEVDNAINNTMKEIRTRYDFRDSKAEVSFNRKTKLITVDVEDNMKLKAVREMLVSNFIKRKLSPKSMEFKDEEGTSHGGIRQMVVLREGIDKENAKKIVKRVKDSKIKVQAAIHDGKVRVTGKKIDDLQEVMNLIRSADLELPIQFNNMKS from the coding sequence ATGCCATCATTCGACGCAGTAAATGAAATTGACCTTCAGGAAGTGGACAATGCCATCAACAACACCATGAAGGAAATCAGAACCCGCTACGATTTCCGGGATTCAAAAGCGGAAGTGTCGTTTAACCGGAAAACAAAGCTTATCACGGTAGATGTAGAAGATAACATGAAGCTGAAGGCGGTGCGGGAAATGCTGGTGTCTAATTTCATCAAGCGCAAGCTGAGCCCGAAAAGCATGGAGTTTAAGGACGAAGAAGGTACTTCGCATGGCGGAATCCGCCAAATGGTTGTGCTCCGCGAGGGTATTGATAAAGAGAATGCCAAGAAAATTGTGAAGCGGGTTAAAGACAGCAAAATCAAGGTGCAGGCAGCCATCCATGATGGCAAAGTACGGGTAACCGGTAAGAAAATTGACGATCTGCAGGAAGTGATGAATCTCATTCGCAGTGCCGACCTTGAGCTTCCCATACAGTTTAACAATATGAAGAGCTGA